The Nocardia arthritidis genome has a window encoding:
- a CDS encoding alpha/beta fold hydrolase: MNTPKRAAVVLVHGLFSSARTWADIISWIAKDAELTSDFDVFAMQYESPKVRFNPLRAIPDYDVIADYLRTYLDVRVAAYERIVLVSHSQGGLIVQRYLARMIQRGRGLELRRIAAVVMLACPNSGSELAILLRRSASGFWKHPQEAELRPIAKKVTDAQQIVLEHIQYAKTVDAQNCPIPLYLYAGTSDNVVRPASAAGLFPEVKALPGDHFSIIAADSAQALVFLTLRSHLLGALVARPPSDEPDPPRPPPDPPPARTTVRHNLTALSINFVDRATEVRRALDGLASRNPVVCISGLGGMGKSALANRIGWLLTESEKRSGARQFDTVMWCDRAASTPQLDAVVEAVSEVMDFRYLRALPTADRLKRTIEHLNGERCLVIIDDLDAGDESIRELIRGVDPARSKFLVTARQRYSREAWPIDLDGLDDKARARLAHEEGDRLQVAALTSSAGALLREYLAATGGNPLAIRLTAAQMRYDGDDLRSSIARLRAAADHDIFDPIFDRSWNVLSPTGQVVVLTVALHAVTVSREAVGAALGLDGERLRREIQCVADTALVDFLHSAADEPGRLRLHPLTRAYALRQLTNAPQRRVAIEDRLIGYYRSYSAAHADIYSDPARCACSNASGRTSWNSPTAPTSVSESANHRPSTEAETAFACLPSNTAR; this comes from the coding sequence GTGAACACACCCAAGCGGGCGGCCGTCGTGCTGGTGCACGGCCTGTTCTCGTCCGCCCGGACCTGGGCGGACATCATCTCGTGGATCGCGAAAGACGCTGAGCTGACGTCGGATTTCGACGTGTTCGCCATGCAGTACGAGAGCCCGAAGGTCCGGTTCAACCCGCTGCGCGCCATTCCGGACTACGACGTCATCGCCGACTATCTGCGCACCTACCTCGACGTGCGGGTCGCGGCGTACGAGCGGATCGTGCTCGTCAGCCACAGTCAGGGCGGCCTGATCGTGCAGCGATATCTGGCGCGGATGATCCAGCGCGGCCGCGGGCTGGAGCTGCGCCGGATCGCGGCGGTGGTGATGCTGGCCTGTCCGAACTCCGGCTCCGAACTCGCCATCCTGCTGCGGCGCTCGGCATCCGGATTCTGGAAACATCCGCAGGAGGCGGAGCTGCGCCCGATCGCGAAAAAGGTGACCGACGCACAGCAGATCGTCCTGGAACATATCCAGTACGCCAAAACCGTTGACGCGCAGAACTGCCCGATCCCGCTGTACCTGTACGCCGGCACCAGCGACAACGTCGTCCGGCCCGCCTCGGCCGCCGGACTCTTCCCCGAGGTGAAAGCCCTTCCCGGCGATCACTTCTCGATCATCGCTGCGGATTCTGCACAGGCACTTGTGTTCTTGACGCTACGCAGTCACCTGCTCGGTGCGCTCGTGGCGCGGCCGCCGAGCGACGAACCGGATCCGCCGCGACCGCCACCGGATCCGCCGCCCGCCCGAACGACGGTGCGGCACAACCTCACCGCACTGTCGATCAACTTTGTCGACCGAGCGACCGAAGTGCGCCGCGCGCTAGACGGTCTCGCGTCGCGCAACCCGGTGGTCTGTATCTCCGGCCTCGGCGGTATGGGCAAATCGGCGTTGGCGAACCGTATCGGCTGGCTCCTCACCGAATCCGAGAAGCGTTCCGGTGCAAGACAGTTCGACACCGTCATGTGGTGCGATCGGGCGGCGAGCACGCCCCAGCTCGATGCCGTCGTCGAGGCCGTCTCCGAGGTGATGGACTTCCGGTACCTGCGCGCCCTGCCGACGGCCGACCGACTGAAACGAACGATCGAACACCTCAACGGCGAACGATGTCTGGTGATCATCGACGATCTGGACGCGGGCGACGAGTCGATCCGGGAGTTGATTCGCGGTGTCGACCCGGCGCGGAGCAAATTCCTCGTCACGGCCCGGCAGCGGTATTCGCGCGAGGCGTGGCCGATCGACCTCGACGGGCTCGACGACAAGGCCCGCGCCCGGTTGGCTCACGAAGAGGGCGATCGGCTCCAGGTGGCGGCACTGACCTCCAGCGCGGGCGCGCTGCTGCGGGAGTATCTTGCGGCAACGGGTGGCAATCCATTGGCTATTCGCCTCACCGCGGCCCAGATGCGTTACGACGGCGATGATTTGCGCTCCTCGATCGCACGGCTGCGCGCCGCGGCCGATCACGATATCTTCGACCCGATCTTCGACCGGTCGTGGAATGTGTTGTCGCCGACCGGGCAGGTCGTCGTACTTACCGTGGCGCTGCACGCGGTCACGGTGTCGCGTGAGGCCGTCGGCGCTGCGCTCGGGCTCGATGGCGAGCGGCTGCGCCGCGAAATACAGTGCGTCGCCGACACCGCGCTTGTGGATTTTCTGCACTCGGCAGCGGACGAACCGGGGCGGCTGCGGCTGCATCCACTCACCCGCGCCTACGCGCTGCGGCAATTGACGAATGCGCCGCAGCGCCGCGTTGCCATCGAGGACCGGCTCATCGGTTACTACCGTTCGTATTCCGCTGCGCATGCCGATATCTATTCCGATCCGGCGCGGTGCGCATGCTCGAACGCGAGCGGGAGAACATCCTGGAATTCGCCGACCGCGCCTACCTCCGTATCGGAGTCGGCGAATCATCGACCGAGCACCGAGGCGGAGACGGCATTCGCGTGCCTGCCGAGCAATACCGCGCGG